In a genomic window of Erigeron canadensis isolate Cc75 chromosome 5, C_canadensis_v1, whole genome shotgun sequence:
- the LOC122600104 gene encoding probable protein phosphatase 2C 66 — MGACYSTTAARDKQDTESNFDFDDEDEDDGHKWWSSSKRGSKFIFSGAGSGTEERLLVHVPGRLYSNGCCTTASLHTQQGKKGTNQDAMIVWEKFNSKGDAMFCGVFDGHGPYGHMVARKVRDSLPVFLSTQWMNTDNIDQNCENEKSSVEEELLEEYWCGQSDVEETNMIPDKYLPLKKSILKSFKLIDKELKNNPLIDCFCSGTTTVALIKQGQDLVIGNVGDSRAVLATRDENNSLTACQLTIDLKPNLPREAARIQEYNGRVFALQDEPEVSRVWLPHSDTPGLAMARAFGDFCLKDYGLISVPDVFYHRIIEKDEFVILATDGVWDVLSNKEAVDIVAAAPSRSTAARALVDCATKAWKLKFPTSKTDDCAVVCLFLDQKPMPVAPETLEKEVQKPNYDHNVTNQEDNIDQPTLEHSGTVRECSSEIVAGIDSVKEKLPEKSIGESKRSLAECISTSEHEWSALEGVTRANSLLSIPRFFSVDKLRSASWRKRAPKT, encoded by the exons atgggtGCTTGTTATTCAACAACTGCTGCTAGAGACAAACAAGATACTGAaagtaattttgattttgatgatgaagatgaagatgatggtcATAAATGGTGGAGCAGCTCCAAACGTGGCTCTAAGTTCATATTTTCCGGCGCCGGCAGCGGGACGGAAGAGCGGTTGCTCGTCCATGTTCCTGGTAGACTTTATAGTAATGGTTGTTGTACTACGGCAAGTTTGCATACTCAACAAGGCAAAAAAGGAACTAACCAAGATGCCATGATCGTTTGGGAG aAATTCAACTCAAAGGGTGATGCAATGTTTTGTGGAGTATTTGATGGGCATGGTCCTTATGGTCATATGGTTGCTAGGAAAGTTCGCGACTCACTTCCTGTTTTCTTATCAACACAATGGATGAATACCGATAACATTGATCAGAATTGTGAAAACGAAAAGAGTAGCGTTGAAGAAGAATTATTAGAAGAATATTGGTGTGGACAATCAGATGTTGAAGAGACAAATATGATCCCTGACAAGTATTTGCCACTTAAAAAGTCTATATTGAAATCTTTTAAGTTGATTGATAAAGAACTGAAGAACAATCCTTTAATCGATTGTTTCTGCAGTGGAACAACCACGGTCGCTTTGATCAAGCAG ggtcaagatcttgttaTTGGAAATGTGGGTGACTCAAGAGCAGTGCTGGCAACCAGAGACGAAAATAATTCATTGACTGCTTGCCAGTTGACTATTGACTTGAAACCGAATCTCCCAA GAGAAGCGGCCAGGATCCAGGAATACAATGGAAGGGTGTTTGCATTACAAGATGAGCCAGAGGTTTCTCGTGTATGGTTGCCCCACAGTGATACACCTGGTCTAGCCATGGCTAGAGCGTTTGGTGATTTCTGTCTAAAGGATTATGGCTTAATTTCTGTTCCAGATGTCTTTTACCACCGTATAATTGAGAAAGATGAGTTTGTAATTCTTGCGACTGATGGG GTATGGGATGTTCTATCTAACAAGGAAGCAGTGGACATTGTGGCTGCAGCACCTAGCCGATCGACTGCTGCAAGAGCTCTTGTCGACTGTGCTACAAAAGCATGGAAGCTCAAATTTCCAACTTCCAAAACCGATGATTGTGCTGTTGTTTGCCTATTTCTTGATCAAAAGCCAATGCCCGTTGCACCAGAAACTCTCGAGAAGGAAGTGCAAAAACCAAATTATGACCATAATGTAACTAATCAAGAAGATAACATTGATCAACCTACTCTTGAGCATTCGGGTACGGTTAGAGAATGTAGTAGTGAGATTGTGGCTGGTATCGACTCAGTTAAAGAAAAGCTACCCGAAAAGAGCATTGGAGAGTCTAAAAGGAGCCTAGCCGAATGcatatcaacctctgaacatgaatgGTCAGCTCTTGAAGGCGTTACTAGGGCCAATAGTTTACTAAGCATTCCAAGGTTTTTTTCAGTTGATAAATTAAGATCAGCAAGTTGGAGAAAACGGGCTCCCAAgacttaa
- the LOC122601632 gene encoding uncharacterized protein LOC122601632: MNAIFNPEAISVCFNVIFDKEENESQAASSSSAPKLTRRVINRDHLGAAKLLYAHYFAPNCTYPPNMFRRKFRMRKEMFLRIARDIHSFNSLAYSYKADALDEYLQMAQDTGYQCLDAFCKCVIHMYQEEYLRRPTEVDIQRITTKHEQVHGFPGMLGSIDCMHWGWRSCPVEWQG, encoded by the exons ATGAATGCAATTTTCAATCCCGAGGCAATAAGCGTTTGTTTTAACGTTATCTTTGACAAAGAAGAAAACGAGAGCCAAGCAGCTTCAAGTTCTTCAGCACCCAAGTTAACTAGAAGGGTGATCAATCGAGATCACCTTGGTGCTGCAAAACTTTTATACGCTCATTACTTTGCGCCTAACTGCACCTACCCACCCAACATGTTTCGTAGAAAGTTTAGAATGCGAAAGGAAATGTTTCTTCGCATAGCGCGAGATATACACTCCTTTAACAGC TTAGCGTATAGCTATAAGGCTGATGCTTTGGACGAGTACTTGCAAATGGCGCAAGATACTGGGTACCAGTGTTTAGACGCTTTCTGCAAGTGTGTGATACACATGTATCAAGAAGAGTACTTGAGAAGGCCAACAGAAGTAGATATCCAACGGATAACTACTAAACATGAGCAGGTTCATGGTTTTCCGGGCATGCTTGGTAGCATAGATTGCATGCATTGGGGGTGGAGGAGCTGTCCGGTGGAATGGCAAGGGTAG
- the LOC122601633 gene encoding uncharacterized protein LOC122601633, with protein sequence MLEAVASYDLWIWHAYFGPAASNNNINVLNESDLFDDLLHDRAPKSFNCPMDPTTSKFKRYQEAVRKDVEQAFGVLQGRWQIVEQQARAYSVNKIKRIMLYCVILHNMIVEDNGRAITAFEEELIANTVLPTRTWDERCSTQLRMYGSCVIEGVIMNSAML encoded by the exons atgcttgaagcggttgcttcatatgatttgtggatctGGCATGCTTACTTTGGCCCTGCTGCTTCGAACAACAACATCAACGTCCTCAACGAGTCAGATTTGTTCGACGATTTACTTCACGACAGGGCTCCAAAA TCTTTCAATTGCCCAATGGACCCGACAACCTCCAAGTTCAAGAGGTACCAAGAAGCTGTAAGGAAGGATGTCGAGCAAGCATTCGGGGTTCTTCAAGGTCGTTGGCAGATTGTTGAGCAACAAGCCCGGGCCTATAGTGTGAACAAGATAAAACGTATCATGTTATATTGTGTGATTCTGCACAACATGATCGTTGAAGATAACGGGCGCGCAATCACAGCGTTTGAAGAAGAGTTGATAGCTAATACTGTGCTCCCAACTCGCACGTGGGATGAAAGGTGTTCAACACAGCTTCGTATGTACGGGAGTTGCGTGATAGAAGGAGTCATCATGAACTCCGCAATGCTCTGA